Proteins from one Salvelinus sp. IW2-2015 linkage group LG9, ASM291031v2, whole genome shotgun sequence genomic window:
- the LOC111968797 gene encoding KH domain-containing, RNA-binding, signal transduction-associated protein 1 isoform X2, translating into MKALQNVSDMSSDAKPEPKKGKMENESKYLPELLAEKDSLDSSFTHAMKLISAEIERIQKGESKKEAERETYLDLFTTKNIKVKERVLIPVKQYPRFNFVGKILGPQGNTIKRLQEETGAKISVLGKGSMRDKAKEEELRKGGEPKYAHLGMELHVFIEVFAPIPEAYLRMAHAMDEVKKFLIPDTMDGICQDQFMEIGYLNGGQDSQSRGRGGPPGRGRGAPPPNSAGARGRGMPPRGGAPRGGASRGPPRGGSTRGAPAGRGGPPSTPARGGTAQRSRPPAQGTQRMLPSPAHSHQQHQHQHQHAPPPKAEAYDEYPAYEESYAEPAYEGYDSYYSQQPPQADTEYYDYGHGEAQEAFEPYAQDDWEGSWPTTGGKAPPARQDKRGSYREHPYGRY; encoded by the exons ATGAAAGCTTTGCAGAACGTGAGCGACATGAGTTCCGACGCTAAGCCCGAGCCTAAAAAAGGCAAAATGGAGAATGAAAGCAAATATCTCCCTGAGCTTCTGGCAGAAAAAGACAGCCTGGATTCGTCATTTACTCACGCAATGAAACTGATATCTGCAG AGATCGAAAGGATTCAGAAAGGAGAGTCAAAgaaagaggcagaaagagaaacGTACTTGGACCTGTTTACCACAAAGAACATCAAGGTCAAAGAACGTGTGCTAATTCCCGTCAAGCAGTACCCAAGG TTCAACTTCGTTGGTAAGATTCTGGGACCCCAGGGGAACACGATCAAGCGACTCCAGGAGGAAACAGGAGCAAAGATATCGGTGTTGGGCAAAGGTTCCATGAGAGACAAGGCGAAG GAGGAAGAGCTGAGAAAGGGTGGTGAGCCCAAATATGCTCATCTGGGCATGGAACTGCATGTCTTCATAGAGGTGTTTGCCCCCATACCTGAGGCATACCTGCGCATGGCTCATGCCATGGACGAAGTCAAAAAGTTCCTCATCCCT GACACCATGGATGGTATCTGCCAGGATCAGTTCATGGAGATTGGCTACCTAAATGGAGGTCAGGACTCACAATCCAGGGGAAGGGGGGGCCCCCCAGGCAGGGGCAGGGGGGCACCCCCACCCAACTCTGCAGGAGCCAG gGGGCGAGGAATGCCACCTCGTGGAGGAGCCCCTCGTGGTGGAGCTTCCCGAGGGCCACCCAGGGGTGGGTCCACCAGAGGGGCTCCAGCTGGTCGGGGTGGACCCCCCTCCACACCCGCTAGAGGAGGCACAGCTCAACGTTCCAGACCCCCCGCACAAGGGACGCAAAGGATGCTCCCGTCCCCAGCCCACTCCCACCAGCAGCACCAACATCAGCACCAACATGCGCCACCACCCAAGGCTGAGGCCTATGATGAATAT CCTGCCTATGAAGAAAGCTATGCTGAGCCTGCATATGAAGGTTATGACAGTTATTACAGTCAACAACCTCCACAAGC GGATACAGAGTACTATGACTATGGACATGGAGAGGCTCAGGAGGCCTTTGAACCCTATG CCCAGGACGATTGGGAGGGTTCGTGGCCCACCACTGGAGGCAAAGCCCCTCCTGCAAGGCAGGATAAGCGGGGGTCCTACAGAGAGCATCCATACGGAAGATACTGA
- the LOC111968797 gene encoding KH domain-containing, RNA-binding, signal transduction-associated protein 1 isoform X1 has product MKALQNVSDMSSDAKPEPKKGKMENESKYLPELLAEKDSLDSSFTHAMKLISAEIERIQKGESKKEAERETYLDLFTTKNIKVKERVLIPVKQYPRFNFVGKILGPQGNTIKRLQEETGAKISVLGKGSMRDKAKEEELRKGGEPKYAHLGMELHVFIEVFAPIPEAYLRMAHAMDEVKKFLIPQDTMDGICQDQFMEIGYLNGGQDSQSRGRGGPPGRGRGAPPPNSAGARGRGMPPRGGAPRGGASRGPPRGGSTRGAPAGRGGPPSTPARGGTAQRSRPPAQGTQRMLPSPAHSHQQHQHQHQHAPPPKAEAYDEYPAYEESYAEPAYEGYDSYYSQQPPQADTEYYDYGHGEAQEAFEPYAQDDWEGSWPTTGGKAPPARQDKRGSYREHPYGRY; this is encoded by the exons ATGAAAGCTTTGCAGAACGTGAGCGACATGAGTTCCGACGCTAAGCCCGAGCCTAAAAAAGGCAAAATGGAGAATGAAAGCAAATATCTCCCTGAGCTTCTGGCAGAAAAAGACAGCCTGGATTCGTCATTTACTCACGCAATGAAACTGATATCTGCAG AGATCGAAAGGATTCAGAAAGGAGAGTCAAAgaaagaggcagaaagagaaacGTACTTGGACCTGTTTACCACAAAGAACATCAAGGTCAAAGAACGTGTGCTAATTCCCGTCAAGCAGTACCCAAGG TTCAACTTCGTTGGTAAGATTCTGGGACCCCAGGGGAACACGATCAAGCGACTCCAGGAGGAAACAGGAGCAAAGATATCGGTGTTGGGCAAAGGTTCCATGAGAGACAAGGCGAAG GAGGAAGAGCTGAGAAAGGGTGGTGAGCCCAAATATGCTCATCTGGGCATGGAACTGCATGTCTTCATAGAGGTGTTTGCCCCCATACCTGAGGCATACCTGCGCATGGCTCATGCCATGGACGAAGTCAAAAAGTTCCTCATCCCT CAGGACACCATGGATGGTATCTGCCAGGATCAGTTCATGGAGATTGGCTACCTAAATGGAGGTCAGGACTCACAATCCAGGGGAAGGGGGGGCCCCCCAGGCAGGGGCAGGGGGGCACCCCCACCCAACTCTGCAGGAGCCAG gGGGCGAGGAATGCCACCTCGTGGAGGAGCCCCTCGTGGTGGAGCTTCCCGAGGGCCACCCAGGGGTGGGTCCACCAGAGGGGCTCCAGCTGGTCGGGGTGGACCCCCCTCCACACCCGCTAGAGGAGGCACAGCTCAACGTTCCAGACCCCCCGCACAAGGGACGCAAAGGATGCTCCCGTCCCCAGCCCACTCCCACCAGCAGCACCAACATCAGCACCAACATGCGCCACCACCCAAGGCTGAGGCCTATGATGAATAT CCTGCCTATGAAGAAAGCTATGCTGAGCCTGCATATGAAGGTTATGACAGTTATTACAGTCAACAACCTCCACAAGC GGATACAGAGTACTATGACTATGGACATGGAGAGGCTCAGGAGGCCTTTGAACCCTATG CCCAGGACGATTGGGAGGGTTCGTGGCCCACCACTGGAGGCAAAGCCCCTCCTGCAAGGCAGGATAAGCGGGGGTCCTACAGAGAGCATCCATACGGAAGATACTGA